The following proteins come from a genomic window of Streptomyces sp. GS7:
- a CDS encoding ABC transporter ATP-binding protein, whose translation MTTTHSGVTTAGRSTAVAARATDLTKVYGQGETQVVALDAVSVDFRQAQFTAIMGPSGSGKSTLMHCMAGLDSISGGSARIGDIELTGLKDKKLTQLRRDKIGFIFQAFNLLPTLTALENITLPMDIAGRKPDRAWMDRVVETVGLSGRLKHRPSQLSGGQQQRVAVARALASRPEIIFADEPTGNLDSRSGAEVLGFLRNSVRELGQTVVMVTHDPVAASYADRVIFLADGRIVDDMPDPSADMVLERMKGFDAKGRTS comes from the coding sequence GTGACCACCACCCACTCCGGCGTCACCACCGCCGGCCGCAGCACCGCGGTGGCCGCCCGCGCCACGGATCTCACCAAGGTCTACGGACAGGGCGAGACCCAAGTGGTCGCCCTGGACGCGGTCTCCGTCGACTTCCGCCAGGCCCAGTTCACCGCGATCATGGGCCCCTCCGGGTCCGGCAAGTCGACGCTCATGCACTGCATGGCCGGTCTGGACTCCATCTCCGGCGGCTCCGCGCGGATCGGCGACATCGAGCTGACCGGGCTGAAGGACAAGAAGCTCACCCAGCTGCGGCGCGACAAGATCGGCTTCATCTTCCAGGCGTTCAACCTCCTCCCGACACTGACCGCGCTGGAGAACATCACCCTGCCCATGGACATCGCGGGCCGTAAGCCGGACCGCGCCTGGATGGACCGCGTCGTGGAGACCGTCGGCCTGTCCGGCCGCCTCAAGCACCGCCCCAGCCAGCTCTCCGGCGGCCAGCAGCAGCGCGTCGCGGTCGCCCGTGCGCTGGCCTCCCGGCCCGAGATCATCTTCGCCGACGAGCCCACCGGCAACCTCGACTCCCGCTCCGGCGCCGAGGTCCTGGGCTTCCTGCGCAACTCCGTGCGCGAGCTGGGCCAGACCGTGGTGATGGTGACCCACGACCCCGTCGCCGCGTCGTACGCGGACCGCGTCATATTCCTCGCCGACGGCCGGATCGTCGACGACATGCCCGACCCCAGCGCCGACATGGTGCTGGAGCGCATGAAGGGCTTCGACGCCAAGGGCCGTACGAGCTGA